The following proteins are co-located in the Macadamia integrifolia cultivar HAES 741 chromosome 3, SCU_Mint_v3, whole genome shotgun sequence genome:
- the LOC122074666 gene encoding geraniol 8-hydroxylase-like, translating to MHFFTLVLGLLLVLWSLRAWMYALIFGKSHKNLPPGPVPLPIVGNIFELGNKPNESLALLAKTYGPLMTLKLGRVTTIVASSATMAKEVLQTHDQALAGRTVVDAVRALNYNQGSIAWLPPSSQWRNLRKLCNNQIFTAHRLDASQSLRRQKMRELLAHVRESAQVGRAIDIGQAAFTTSLNLLSKTTFSIDLAGPESESAQDFKELIRRIMEEAGRPNLSDYFPVLRPLDLQGVKRRMTIHMRKLHKLFDEMIDQRLNSRASLTSLSARNNDLLDLLLDHVQDSSEFGRSDIKSLFVDIFAAGTDTTSTTLEWAMAELLHKPESMAKVQSELQENVGEGKPVEETDVGRLPYLKAVVKETFRMHPPVPLLVPHKAETGVEISGFTVPKDAQVLVNAWAIVRDPSIWTNPNTFVPERFLGSSGIDVRGQDFELIPFGAGRRICPGMPLALRMVHLMLASLLQSFDWKIEGGMSPKDMDMTDKFGITLQKALPLRAIPIDRSDTSVR from the exons ATGCACTTCTTCACTTTGGTGTTAGGTCTCTTGTTGGTCCTGTGGAGTCTGCGGGCATGGATGTACGCCCTTATCTTTGGCAAGAGCCATAAAAATCTGCCACCAGGCCCTGTCCCTCTTCCCATCGTTGGGAACATCTTCGAACTCGGTAACAAGCCCAACGAGTCGCTCGCTCTACTTGCTAAGACCTATGGCCCACTCATGACTCTCAAGCTAGGTCGTGTCACGACCATCGTTGCTTCCTCTGCCACAATGGCCAAAGAGGTCCTCCAAACCCACGATCAGGCTCTCGCCGGTCGAACCGTCGTGGATGCAGTTCGTGCGCTGAACTACAACCAGGGATCCATAGCCTGGCTTCCTCCCTCCTCCCAGTGGCGAAACCTACGTAAGCTCTGCAACAATCAGATTTTCACCGCCCATAGGCTCGACGCCAGCCAGTCCCTGCGGCGCCAGAAGATGCGGGAGCTCCTCGCTCATGTTCGGGAAAGTGCCCAAGTTGGTCGAGCCATTGACATTGGTCAGGCCGCATTCACCACGTCCCTTAACCTGCTATCGAAAACCACTTTCTCCATCGACTTGGCCGGTCCAGAATCAGAGTCCGCACAGGACTTTAAAGAGTTGATCCGGAGAATTATGGAAGAGGCAGGAAGGCCAAATCTCTCGGATTACTTCCCTGTATTAAGACCGTTAGACCTGCAAGGTGTGAAGCGCCGTATGACGATTCATATGAGAAAACTACACAAACTGTTCGACGAAATGATCGACCAACGATTGAACTCCAGAGCATCACTTACTTCTCTTTCCGCAAGGAACAATGATCTACTAGATCTCTTGCTCGATCATGTCCAAGACAGTTCAGAATTCGGCCGCTCTGATATCAAATCGTTGTTTGTT GACATATTTGCAGCAGGGACGGACACAACGTCAACAACATTAGAGTGGGCGATGGCGGAGCTACTTCATAAACCCGAATCAATGGCAAAGGTTCAATCAGAGCTCCAAGAAAACGTTGGTGAGGGAAAGCCAGTAGAGGAGACTGATGTAGGTCGGCTTCCTTACTTAAAAGCGGTGGTGAAGGAGACCTTCCGGATGCATCCACCAGTTCCGCTCTTGGTACCTCACAAAGCCGAAACTGGAGTGGAGATATCTGGGTTCACTGTGCCCAAGGATGCCCAAGTGCTGGTGAACGCGTGGGCTATTGTTCGAGATCCCAGCATATGGACGAACCCGAATACGTTCGTTCCTGAGAGGTTCTTGGGGTCGTCGGGGATTGATGTTAGAGGCCAAGACTTTGAGCTCATACCGTTCGGGGCTGGAAGAAGGATCTGTCCTGGGATGCCACTCGCGTTGCGAATGGTGCACCTGATGTTGGCTTCTCTTCTGCAATCGTTTGATTGGAAGATTGAAGGTGGGATGAGCCCTAAGGACATGGACATGACGGATAAGTTTGGGATCACCTTGCAGAAAGCTCTGCCCCTTAGAGCGATACCAATTGATCGAAGCGACACTTCGGTTCGGTGA
- the LOC122074178 gene encoding geraniol 8-hydroxylase-like → MMEFFTLVLGLLLVLWSLRAWISALIPGTSHRRLPPGPVPLPIVGSLFELGNKPNESLARLAQTYGPLMTLKLGHLTTVVASTANMAKEVLQTHDQALAGRMVLDAVRALNHYQASVIWLSPSSRWRNLRKLCNNQIFTSQRLNASESLRRQKIEELVAHVRESVQMGRPVDIGQSAFATSLNLLSNTMFSLDLARPGSDTAQDFKAVVRRIMEEAGKPNLSDYFPIVRPLDLQGIKRSMTIYVGRLYKVFDEIIDQRLVSRASLPSPTRNNDLLDILLDQDSSSEFSRHDIKSLFGDIFVAGTDTTSTTLEWAMAELLHKPESMVKAQLELQENVGDRKPMEETDVARLPYLQAVVKETLRLHPPAPLLLPHKAEAEVEICGFTVPKDAQVLVNVWAIERDPSIWTNPDLFVPERFLGSSGIDVRGRDFELTPFGAGRRICPGMPLALSMVHLMLAALLHSFDWKIEGGISPNDMDMADKFGITLQKALPLRAIPLEATRS, encoded by the exons ATGATGGAATTCTTCACCTTGGTGTTAGGTCTCTTGTTGGTGCTGTGGAGTCTGCGGGCATGGATCTCCGCACTCATCCCTGGCACAAGCCACAGACGGCTCCCACCAGGCCCCGTCCCTCTGCCCATCGTTGGGAGCCTCTTCGAACTTGGTAACAAACCCAACGAGTCGCTCGCCCGACTTGCTCAGACCTATGGTCCACTCATGACTCTCAAGCTCGGTCACTTAACGACCGTCGTTGCTTCTACTGCCAACATGGCCAAAGAGGTCCTCCAAACCCACGACCAGGCTCTCGCCGGTCGAATGGTCTTGGATGCCGTTCGGGCGCTGAACCACTACCAGGCATCCGTTATATGGCTCTCCCCCTCCTCCCGATGGCGAAACCTTCGCAAGCTCTGCAACAATCAGATCTTTACTTCACAGAGACTCAACGCGAGCGAATCGTTGCGTCGGCAGAAGATAGAAGAGCTTGTCGCTCATGTACGTGAAAGTGTTCAGATGGGTCGACCCGTTGATATTGGTCAGTCCGCATTCGCCACCTCCCTTAACCTCCTATCCAACACCATGTTCTCCCTTGACCTGGCCCGTCCAGGATCAGATACCGCACAGGACTTCAAAGCAGTGGTGCGGAGAATTATGGAAGAAGCAGGAAAGCCAAATCTTTCGGATTATTTTCCTATAGTGAGACCATTAGACTTGCAAGGTATAAAACGCAGTATGACTATTTACGTGGGAAGACTATACAAGGTGTTCGATGAAATCATCGACCAACGATTGGTCTCTAGAGCTTCACTTCCTTCTCCGACTAGGAATAATGATCTATTAGATATACTACTCGATCAAGATAGCAGTTCAGAATTTAGCCGTCACGATATCAAATCGTTGTTTGGG GACATATTTGTAGCGGGGACGGACACGACCTCTACGACATTAGAGTGGGCGATGGCTGAACTACTTCATAAACCAGAGTCGATGGTGAAGGCTCAATTGGAGCTGCAAGAAAACGTTGGAGATCGTAAACCAATGGAGGAAACTGATGTCGCTCGGCTCCCTTATTTACAAGCGGTGGTGAAGGAGACCTTGCGGCTGCACCCACCAGCTCCGCTTTTGCTCCCTCATAAAGCAGAAGCTGAAGTGGAGATCTGTGGGTTCACTGTGCCGAAGGATGCCCAAGTGCTGGTGAACGTGTGGGCTATTGAGCGAGATCCCAGCATATGGACGAATCCGGATTTGTTTGTTCCTGAGAGGTTCTTGGGGTCGTCGGGGATTGATGTCAGAGGCCGAGACTTCGAGCTCACACCGTTCGGGGCTGGGAGAAGGATCTGTCCGGGGATGCCACTTGCGTTGTCGATGGTGCACCTGATGTTGGCTGCACTTCTACATTCGTTTGATTGGAAGATTGAAGGTGGGATAAGCCCCAATGACATGGACATGGCCGATAAGTTTGGGATCACCTTGCAGAAAGCTCTGCCCCTTAGAGCGATACCACTTGAGGCGACACGGTCTTGA